The Lepus europaeus isolate LE1 chromosome 21, mLepTim1.pri, whole genome shotgun sequence genome has a window encoding:
- the ATXN2L gene encoding ataxin-2-like protein isoform X18: MLKPQPPQQTAQPQQPPPTQQAVARRPPGGTSPPNGGLPGPLAAAAAATPPGPPAAASPCLGPAAAAGTGLRRGAEGILAPQPPPPPQQPPHQERPGAGAIGSARGQSTGKGPPQSPVFEGVYNNSRMLHFLTAVVGSTCDVKVKNGTTYEGIFKTLSSKFELAVDAVHRKAAEPAGGPRREDIVDTMVFKPSDVMLVHFRNVDFNYATKDKFTDSAIAMNSKVNGEHKEKVLQRWEGGDSNSDDYDLESDMSNGWDPNEMFKFNEENYGVKTTYDSSLSSYTVPLEKDNSEEFRQRELRAAQLAREIESSPQYRLRIAMENDDGRTEEEKHSAVQRQSSGRESPSLASREGKYIPLPQRVREGPRGGVRCSSARGGRPGLSALPPRGPHHLDNSSPGPGSEARGINGGPSRMSPKAQRPLRGAKTLSSPSSRPSGEASVPSPPAALPFLPGGRMYPPRSPKSAAPAPISASCPEPPIGSAVATSSTSIPVTSSVADGGVGSISPASPKISLAPTDVKELSAKEPGWTLEPQELARITGKVPGLQNEQKRFQLEELRKFGAQFKLQPSSSPETSLDPFPPRILKEEAKGKEKEVDGLLTSEPLASPVSSKTESISDKEDKPPLVPAGGTEGPEQPPPPCPSQTGSPPVGLIKGDDKDEGPVAEQVKKSTLNPNAKEFNPTKPLLSVNKSTSTPTSPGPRTHSTPSIPVLTGQSGLYSPQYISYIPQIHMGPAVQAPQMYPYPVSNSVPGQQGKYRGAKGSLPPQRSDQHQPASAPPMMQAAAAAGPPLVAATPYSSYIPYNPQQFPGQPAMMQPMAHYPSQPVFAPMLQSNPRMLTSGSHPQAIVSSSTPQYPSAEQPTPQALYATVHQSYPHHATQLHAHQPQPATTPTGSQPQSQHAAPSPVQHQAGQAPHLGSGQPQQNLYHPGALTGTPPSLPPGPSAQSPQSSFPQPAAVYAIHPHQQLPHGFTNMAHVTQAHVQTGITAAPPPHPGAPHPPQVMLLHPPQSHGGPPQGAVPQSGVPALSASTPSPYPYIGHPQAPLPPPGELKIVLAAT, translated from the exons CCGGCCTCCCGGGGGCACCAGCCCTCCCAACGGCGGCCTGCCGGGGCCGctggctgccgccgccgccgcgacgCCGCCGGGGcctcccgccgccgcctccccctgCCTGGGGCCTGCGGCCGCTGCCGGCACCGGGCTCCGCCGGGGAGCTGAAGGCATCCTggcgccgcagccgccgccgccgccgcagcagcCGCCGCATCAAGAgaggccaggggccggcgccatcgGCAGCGCCAG gggacagagcacaggaaagggacCCCCACAGTCACCT GTGTTTGAAGGTGTCTATAACAATTCCAGAATGCTGCATTTCCTTACAGCTGTTGTG GGCTCCACTTGTGACGTAAAAGTGAAAAATGGCACCACCTATGAGGGTATCTTCAAGACACTGAGCTCAAAG TTTGAACTCGCTGTAGACGCTGTGCACCGGAAAGCAGCTGAGCCAGCAGGTGGCCCCCGTCGGGAAGATATTGTGGACACCATGGTGTTTAAGCCAAGTGATGTCATGCTCGTGCACTTCCGAAACGTTGACTTCAATTACGCTACTAAAG ACAAGTTCACCGATTCTGCCATTGCCATGAACTCGAAGGTGAACGGGGAACACAAAGAGAAGGTGCTTCAGCGCtgggaggggggcgacagcaacAGCGATGACTACGACCTGGAGTCAGACATG TCCAATGGATGGGACCCCAATGAAATGTTCAAGTTCAATGAGGAGAATTACGGTGTGAAGACGACCTACGATAGTAGTCTCTCTTCCTACAC GGTGCCCTTAGAAAAGGACAACTCTGAAGAGTTCCGTCAGCGGGAGCTGCGTGCAGCCCAGCTGGCACGGGAGATTGAGTCCAGCCCCCAGTACCGCCTGCGGATCGCCATGGAGAATGACGATGGGCGCACCGAAGAGGAGAAGCACAGTGCGGTCCAGCGGCAGAGCTCCGGGCGCGAGAGCCCCAGCTTGGCGTCCAG GGAAGGGAAGTACATCCCTCTGCCTCAGCGCGTTCGCGAGGGGCCCCGGGGAGGAGTGCGCTGTAGCAGCGCTCGGGGTGGCCGGCCCGGCCTGAGCGCTCTGCCGCCTCGTGGCCCTCACCATCTGGACAacagcagccctggcccaggctctgAGGCACGAGGCATCAACGGAG gcccTTCCCGCATGTCCCCTAAGGCACAGCGGCCCCTGCGAGGTGCAAAGACTCTGTCCTCGCCCAGCAGCAGGCCCTCTGGGGAAGCTTCTGTCCCGTCTCCCCCTGCAG ctctcccttttctcccaggGGGCCGGATGTACCCGCCACGCTCTCCCAAGTCTGCTGCACCTGCCCCGATCTCAGCTTCCTGTCCTGAGCCTCCCATCGGTTCGGCAGTGGCAACTTCTTCAACCTCCATCCCTGTGACCTCATCTGTCGCAGATGGTGGTGTGGGTTCCATTTCCCCAGCTTCTCCAAAGATCTCACTGGCCCCTACAGATG TAAAAGAACTGTCCGCCAAGGAACCCGGCTGGACTCTGGAGCCCCAGGAACTGGCCCGGATAACTGGGAAAG TCCCTGGCCTTCAGAATGAGCAGAAACGATTTCAGCTGGAAGAACTGAGGAAGTTTGGGGCCCAGTTTAAG cttcagcccagtAGCTCCCCGGAGACCAGCCTGGATCCTTTTCCTCCTCGGATCTTAAAGGAGGAGGccaaagggaaggaaaaggaggTCGATGGTCTGTTGACCTCAGAGCCCTTGGCGTCCCCGGTCTCCTCTAAGACAGAGTCCATATCGGATAAAGAGGACAAACCACCCCTGGTACCAGCTGGAGGCACCGAGGGGCCAGAGCAGCCCCCACCACCTTGTCCCAGCCAAACTGGCAGCCCCCCAGTGGGCCTCATCAAGGGAGATGACAAGGATGAGGGCCCTGTTGCTGA ACAAGTAAAGAAATCAACGTTGAACCCTAATGCCAAGGAGTTCAATCCTACAAAGCCTCTGCTATCTGTG AACAAATCCACCAGTACCCCAACTTCTCCAGGGCCCCGGACTCACTCAACTCCCTCCATCCCGGTGCTGACAGGCCAGAGCGGGCTCTACAGCCCCCAGTATATCTCCTACATACCTCAGATTCACATGGGACCAGCTGTGCAG GCGCCCCAGATGTATCCATATCCTGTATCCAATTCAGTGCCTGGGCAGCAGGGCAAGTACCGGGGAGCAAAAG GCTCTCTGCCCCCCCAGCGCTCGGACCAGCACCAGCCAGCCTCAGCCCCGCCCATGATGCAGGCTGCCGCCGCTGCCGGCCCACCCCTGGTGGCTGCCACACCATATTCTTCCTACATCCCCTACAACCCCCAGCAGTTCCCAGGCCAGCCTGCTATGATGCAGCCCATGGCCCACTACCCCTCACAG CCCGTGTTTGCCCCCATGCTTCAAAGCAATCCACGCATGCTGACGTCGGGCAGCCACCCCCAGGCCATTGTGTCATCCTCCACCCCTCAGTACCCTTCTGCAGAGCAGCCCACCCCCCAAGCCCTTTATG CCACTGTTCACCAGTCCTATCCGCACCATGCCACGCAGCTCCACGCCCACCAGCCGCAGCCGGCAACCACGCCTACTGGGAGCCAGCCGCAGTCTCAGCATGCGGCCCCCAGTCCTGTCCAG CATCAGGCGGGGCAGGCCCCACACCTGGGCAGTGGACAGCCACAGCAGAATCTGTACCACCCAGGGGCCCTGACAGGCACGCCACCCTCTCTGCCACCGGGACCTTCTGCCCAGTCCCCTCAGAGCAGCTTCCCCCAGCCAGCCGCTGTGTATGCCATCCATCCCCACCAGCAGCTGCCCCACGGCTTCACCAACATGGCCCATGTTACCCAG GCCCATGTCCAAACTGGAATCacagcagccccgccccctcacccTGGGGCTCCCCACCCGCCCCAGGTGATGCTGCTGCACCCACCCCAGAGCCATGGGGGGCCCCCCCAAGGCGCGGTGCCCCAGAGTGGGGTGCCTGCACTCTCAGCTTCCACACCCTCACCCTACCCCTACATCGGACACCCCCAAG CTCCCCTTCCACCCCCCGGGGAACTGAAGATTGTCCTGGCCGCGACCTGA
- the ATXN2L gene encoding ataxin-2-like protein isoform X14, giving the protein MLKPQPPQQTAQPQQPPPTQQAVARRPPGGTSPPNGGLPGPLAAAAAATPPGPPAAASPCLGPAAAAGTGLRRGAEGILAPQPPPPPQQPPHQERPGAGAIGSARGQSTGKGPPQSPVFEGVYNNSRMLHFLTAVVGSTCDVKVKNGTTYEGIFKTLSSKFELAVDAVHRKAAEPAGGPRREDIVDTMVFKPSDVMLVHFRNVDFNYATKDKFTDSAIAMNSKVNGEHKEKVLQRWEGGDSNSDDYDLESDMSNGWDPNEMFKFNEENYGVKTTYDSSLSSYTVPLEKDNSEEFRQRELRAAQLAREIESSPQYRLRIAMENDDGRTEEEKHSAVQRQSSGRESPSLASREGKYIPLPQRVREGPRGGVRCSSARGGRPGLSALPPRGPHHLDNSSPGPGSEARGINGGPSRMSPKAQRPLRGAKTLSSPSSRPSGEASVPSPPAGGRMYPPRSPKSAAPAPISASCPEPPIGSAVATSSTSIPVTSSVADGGVGSISPASPKISLAPTDVKELSAKEPGWTLEPQELARITGKVPGLQNEQKRFQLEELRKFGAQFKLQPSSSPETSLDPFPPRILKEEAKGKEKEVDGLLTSEPLASPVSSKTESISDKEDKPPLVPAGGTEGPEQPPPPCPSQTGSPPVGLIKGDDKDEGPVAEQVKKSTLNPNAKEFNPTKPLLSVNKSTSTPTSPGPRTHSTPSIPVLTGQSGLYSPQYISYIPQIHMGPAVQAPQMYPYPVSNSVPGQQGKYRGAKGSLPPQRSDQHQPASAPPMMQAAAAAGPPLVAATPYSSYIPYNPQQFPGQPAMMQPMAHYPSQPVFAPMLQSNPRMLTSGSHPQAIVSSSTPQYPSAEQPTPQALYATVHQSYPHHATQLHAHQPQPATTPTGSQPQSQHAAPSPVQHQAGQAPHLGSGQPQQNLYHPGALTGTPPSLPPGPSAQSPQSSFPQPAAVYAIHPHQQLPHGFTNMAHVTQAHVQTGITAAPPPHPGAPHPPQVMLLHPPQSHGGPPQGAVPQSGVPALSASTPSPYPYIGHPQGEQPGQAPGFPGGADDRIPPLPPPGELKIVLAAT; this is encoded by the exons CCGGCCTCCCGGGGGCACCAGCCCTCCCAACGGCGGCCTGCCGGGGCCGctggctgccgccgccgccgcgacgCCGCCGGGGcctcccgccgccgcctccccctgCCTGGGGCCTGCGGCCGCTGCCGGCACCGGGCTCCGCCGGGGAGCTGAAGGCATCCTggcgccgcagccgccgccgccgccgcagcagcCGCCGCATCAAGAgaggccaggggccggcgccatcgGCAGCGCCAG gggacagagcacaggaaagggacCCCCACAGTCACCT GTGTTTGAAGGTGTCTATAACAATTCCAGAATGCTGCATTTCCTTACAGCTGTTGTG GGCTCCACTTGTGACGTAAAAGTGAAAAATGGCACCACCTATGAGGGTATCTTCAAGACACTGAGCTCAAAG TTTGAACTCGCTGTAGACGCTGTGCACCGGAAAGCAGCTGAGCCAGCAGGTGGCCCCCGTCGGGAAGATATTGTGGACACCATGGTGTTTAAGCCAAGTGATGTCATGCTCGTGCACTTCCGAAACGTTGACTTCAATTACGCTACTAAAG ACAAGTTCACCGATTCTGCCATTGCCATGAACTCGAAGGTGAACGGGGAACACAAAGAGAAGGTGCTTCAGCGCtgggaggggggcgacagcaacAGCGATGACTACGACCTGGAGTCAGACATG TCCAATGGATGGGACCCCAATGAAATGTTCAAGTTCAATGAGGAGAATTACGGTGTGAAGACGACCTACGATAGTAGTCTCTCTTCCTACAC GGTGCCCTTAGAAAAGGACAACTCTGAAGAGTTCCGTCAGCGGGAGCTGCGTGCAGCCCAGCTGGCACGGGAGATTGAGTCCAGCCCCCAGTACCGCCTGCGGATCGCCATGGAGAATGACGATGGGCGCACCGAAGAGGAGAAGCACAGTGCGGTCCAGCGGCAGAGCTCCGGGCGCGAGAGCCCCAGCTTGGCGTCCAG GGAAGGGAAGTACATCCCTCTGCCTCAGCGCGTTCGCGAGGGGCCCCGGGGAGGAGTGCGCTGTAGCAGCGCTCGGGGTGGCCGGCCCGGCCTGAGCGCTCTGCCGCCTCGTGGCCCTCACCATCTGGACAacagcagccctggcccaggctctgAGGCACGAGGCATCAACGGAG gcccTTCCCGCATGTCCCCTAAGGCACAGCGGCCCCTGCGAGGTGCAAAGACTCTGTCCTCGCCCAGCAGCAGGCCCTCTGGGGAAGCTTCTGTCCCGTCTCCCCCTGCAG gGGGCCGGATGTACCCGCCACGCTCTCCCAAGTCTGCTGCACCTGCCCCGATCTCAGCTTCCTGTCCTGAGCCTCCCATCGGTTCGGCAGTGGCAACTTCTTCAACCTCCATCCCTGTGACCTCATCTGTCGCAGATGGTGGTGTGGGTTCCATTTCCCCAGCTTCTCCAAAGATCTCACTGGCCCCTACAGATG TAAAAGAACTGTCCGCCAAGGAACCCGGCTGGACTCTGGAGCCCCAGGAACTGGCCCGGATAACTGGGAAAG TCCCTGGCCTTCAGAATGAGCAGAAACGATTTCAGCTGGAAGAACTGAGGAAGTTTGGGGCCCAGTTTAAG cttcagcccagtAGCTCCCCGGAGACCAGCCTGGATCCTTTTCCTCCTCGGATCTTAAAGGAGGAGGccaaagggaaggaaaaggaggTCGATGGTCTGTTGACCTCAGAGCCCTTGGCGTCCCCGGTCTCCTCTAAGACAGAGTCCATATCGGATAAAGAGGACAAACCACCCCTGGTACCAGCTGGAGGCACCGAGGGGCCAGAGCAGCCCCCACCACCTTGTCCCAGCCAAACTGGCAGCCCCCCAGTGGGCCTCATCAAGGGAGATGACAAGGATGAGGGCCCTGTTGCTGA ACAAGTAAAGAAATCAACGTTGAACCCTAATGCCAAGGAGTTCAATCCTACAAAGCCTCTGCTATCTGTG AACAAATCCACCAGTACCCCAACTTCTCCAGGGCCCCGGACTCACTCAACTCCCTCCATCCCGGTGCTGACAGGCCAGAGCGGGCTCTACAGCCCCCAGTATATCTCCTACATACCTCAGATTCACATGGGACCAGCTGTGCAG GCGCCCCAGATGTATCCATATCCTGTATCCAATTCAGTGCCTGGGCAGCAGGGCAAGTACCGGGGAGCAAAAG GCTCTCTGCCCCCCCAGCGCTCGGACCAGCACCAGCCAGCCTCAGCCCCGCCCATGATGCAGGCTGCCGCCGCTGCCGGCCCACCCCTGGTGGCTGCCACACCATATTCTTCCTACATCCCCTACAACCCCCAGCAGTTCCCAGGCCAGCCTGCTATGATGCAGCCCATGGCCCACTACCCCTCACAG CCCGTGTTTGCCCCCATGCTTCAAAGCAATCCACGCATGCTGACGTCGGGCAGCCACCCCCAGGCCATTGTGTCATCCTCCACCCCTCAGTACCCTTCTGCAGAGCAGCCCACCCCCCAAGCCCTTTATG CCACTGTTCACCAGTCCTATCCGCACCATGCCACGCAGCTCCACGCCCACCAGCCGCAGCCGGCAACCACGCCTACTGGGAGCCAGCCGCAGTCTCAGCATGCGGCCCCCAGTCCTGTCCAG CATCAGGCGGGGCAGGCCCCACACCTGGGCAGTGGACAGCCACAGCAGAATCTGTACCACCCAGGGGCCCTGACAGGCACGCCACCCTCTCTGCCACCGGGACCTTCTGCCCAGTCCCCTCAGAGCAGCTTCCCCCAGCCAGCCGCTGTGTATGCCATCCATCCCCACCAGCAGCTGCCCCACGGCTTCACCAACATGGCCCATGTTACCCAG GCCCATGTCCAAACTGGAATCacagcagccccgccccctcacccTGGGGCTCCCCACCCGCCCCAGGTGATGCTGCTGCACCCACCCCAGAGCCATGGGGGGCCCCCCCAAGGCGCGGTGCCCCAGAGTGGGGTGCCTGCACTCTCAGCTTCCACACCCTCACCCTACCCCTACATCGGACACCCCCAAGGTGAGCAGCCTGGCCAGGCGCCTGGATTTCCAGGAGGAGCCGATGACAGGATTC CTCCCCTTCCACCCCCCGGGGAACTGAAGATTGTCCTGGCCGCGACCTGA
- the ATXN2L gene encoding ataxin-2-like protein isoform X22 — translation MLKPQPPQQTAQPQQPPPTQQAVARRPPGGTSPPNGGLPGPLAAAAAATPPGPPAAASPCLGPAAAAGTGLRRGAEGILAPQPPPPPQQPPHQERPGAGAIGSARGQSTGKGPPQSPVFEGVYNNSRMLHFLTAVVGSTCDVKVKNGTTYEGIFKTLSSKFELAVDAVHRKAAEPAGGPRREDIVDTMVFKPSDVMLVHFRNVDFNYATKDKFTDSAIAMNSKVNGEHKEKVLQRWEGGDSNSDDYDLESDMSNGWDPNEMFKFNEENYGVKTTYDSSLSSYTVPLEKDNSEEFRQRELRAAQLAREIESSPQYRLRIAMENDDGRTEEEKHSAVQRQSSGRESPSLASREGKYIPLPQRVREGPRGGVRCSSARGGRPGLSALPPRGPHHLDNSSPGPGSEARGINGGPSRMSPKAQRPLRGAKTLSSPSSRPSGEASVPSPPAGGRMYPPRSPKSAAPAPISASCPEPPIGSAVATSSTSIPVTSSVADGGVGSISPASPKISLAPTDVKELSAKEPGWTLEPQELARITGKVPGLQNEQKRFQLEELRKFGAQFKLQPSSSPETSLDPFPPRILKEEAKGKEKEVDGLLTSEPLASPVSSKTESISDKEDKPPLVPAGGTEGPEQPPPPCPSQTGSPPVGLIKGDDKDEGPVAEQVKKSTLNPNAKEFNPTKPLLSVNKSTSTPTSPGPRTHSTPSIPVLTGQSGLYSPQYISYIPQIHMGPAVQAPQMYPYPVSNSVPGQQGKYRGAKGSLPPQRSDQHQPASAPPMMQAAAAAGPPLVAATPYSSYIPYNPQQFPGQPAMMQPMAHYPSQPVFAPMLQSNPRMLTSGSHPQAIVSSSTPQYPSAEQPTPQALYATVHQSYPHHATQLHAHQPQPATTPTGSQPQSQHAAPSPVQHQAGQAPHLGSGQPQQNLYHPGALTGTPPSLPPGPSAQSPQSSFPQPAAVYAIHPHQQLPHGFTNMAHVTQAHVQTGITAAPPPHPGAPHPPQVMLLHPPQSHGGPPQGAVPQSGVPALSASTPSPYPYIGHPQAPLPPPGELKIVLAAT, via the exons CCGGCCTCCCGGGGGCACCAGCCCTCCCAACGGCGGCCTGCCGGGGCCGctggctgccgccgccgccgcgacgCCGCCGGGGcctcccgccgccgcctccccctgCCTGGGGCCTGCGGCCGCTGCCGGCACCGGGCTCCGCCGGGGAGCTGAAGGCATCCTggcgccgcagccgccgccgccgccgcagcagcCGCCGCATCAAGAgaggccaggggccggcgccatcgGCAGCGCCAG gggacagagcacaggaaagggacCCCCACAGTCACCT GTGTTTGAAGGTGTCTATAACAATTCCAGAATGCTGCATTTCCTTACAGCTGTTGTG GGCTCCACTTGTGACGTAAAAGTGAAAAATGGCACCACCTATGAGGGTATCTTCAAGACACTGAGCTCAAAG TTTGAACTCGCTGTAGACGCTGTGCACCGGAAAGCAGCTGAGCCAGCAGGTGGCCCCCGTCGGGAAGATATTGTGGACACCATGGTGTTTAAGCCAAGTGATGTCATGCTCGTGCACTTCCGAAACGTTGACTTCAATTACGCTACTAAAG ACAAGTTCACCGATTCTGCCATTGCCATGAACTCGAAGGTGAACGGGGAACACAAAGAGAAGGTGCTTCAGCGCtgggaggggggcgacagcaacAGCGATGACTACGACCTGGAGTCAGACATG TCCAATGGATGGGACCCCAATGAAATGTTCAAGTTCAATGAGGAGAATTACGGTGTGAAGACGACCTACGATAGTAGTCTCTCTTCCTACAC GGTGCCCTTAGAAAAGGACAACTCTGAAGAGTTCCGTCAGCGGGAGCTGCGTGCAGCCCAGCTGGCACGGGAGATTGAGTCCAGCCCCCAGTACCGCCTGCGGATCGCCATGGAGAATGACGATGGGCGCACCGAAGAGGAGAAGCACAGTGCGGTCCAGCGGCAGAGCTCCGGGCGCGAGAGCCCCAGCTTGGCGTCCAG GGAAGGGAAGTACATCCCTCTGCCTCAGCGCGTTCGCGAGGGGCCCCGGGGAGGAGTGCGCTGTAGCAGCGCTCGGGGTGGCCGGCCCGGCCTGAGCGCTCTGCCGCCTCGTGGCCCTCACCATCTGGACAacagcagccctggcccaggctctgAGGCACGAGGCATCAACGGAG gcccTTCCCGCATGTCCCCTAAGGCACAGCGGCCCCTGCGAGGTGCAAAGACTCTGTCCTCGCCCAGCAGCAGGCCCTCTGGGGAAGCTTCTGTCCCGTCTCCCCCTGCAG gGGGCCGGATGTACCCGCCACGCTCTCCCAAGTCTGCTGCACCTGCCCCGATCTCAGCTTCCTGTCCTGAGCCTCCCATCGGTTCGGCAGTGGCAACTTCTTCAACCTCCATCCCTGTGACCTCATCTGTCGCAGATGGTGGTGTGGGTTCCATTTCCCCAGCTTCTCCAAAGATCTCACTGGCCCCTACAGATG TAAAAGAACTGTCCGCCAAGGAACCCGGCTGGACTCTGGAGCCCCAGGAACTGGCCCGGATAACTGGGAAAG TCCCTGGCCTTCAGAATGAGCAGAAACGATTTCAGCTGGAAGAACTGAGGAAGTTTGGGGCCCAGTTTAAG cttcagcccagtAGCTCCCCGGAGACCAGCCTGGATCCTTTTCCTCCTCGGATCTTAAAGGAGGAGGccaaagggaaggaaaaggaggTCGATGGTCTGTTGACCTCAGAGCCCTTGGCGTCCCCGGTCTCCTCTAAGACAGAGTCCATATCGGATAAAGAGGACAAACCACCCCTGGTACCAGCTGGAGGCACCGAGGGGCCAGAGCAGCCCCCACCACCTTGTCCCAGCCAAACTGGCAGCCCCCCAGTGGGCCTCATCAAGGGAGATGACAAGGATGAGGGCCCTGTTGCTGA ACAAGTAAAGAAATCAACGTTGAACCCTAATGCCAAGGAGTTCAATCCTACAAAGCCTCTGCTATCTGTG AACAAATCCACCAGTACCCCAACTTCTCCAGGGCCCCGGACTCACTCAACTCCCTCCATCCCGGTGCTGACAGGCCAGAGCGGGCTCTACAGCCCCCAGTATATCTCCTACATACCTCAGATTCACATGGGACCAGCTGTGCAG GCGCCCCAGATGTATCCATATCCTGTATCCAATTCAGTGCCTGGGCAGCAGGGCAAGTACCGGGGAGCAAAAG GCTCTCTGCCCCCCCAGCGCTCGGACCAGCACCAGCCAGCCTCAGCCCCGCCCATGATGCAGGCTGCCGCCGCTGCCGGCCCACCCCTGGTGGCTGCCACACCATATTCTTCCTACATCCCCTACAACCCCCAGCAGTTCCCAGGCCAGCCTGCTATGATGCAGCCCATGGCCCACTACCCCTCACAG CCCGTGTTTGCCCCCATGCTTCAAAGCAATCCACGCATGCTGACGTCGGGCAGCCACCCCCAGGCCATTGTGTCATCCTCCACCCCTCAGTACCCTTCTGCAGAGCAGCCCACCCCCCAAGCCCTTTATG CCACTGTTCACCAGTCCTATCCGCACCATGCCACGCAGCTCCACGCCCACCAGCCGCAGCCGGCAACCACGCCTACTGGGAGCCAGCCGCAGTCTCAGCATGCGGCCCCCAGTCCTGTCCAG CATCAGGCGGGGCAGGCCCCACACCTGGGCAGTGGACAGCCACAGCAGAATCTGTACCACCCAGGGGCCCTGACAGGCACGCCACCCTCTCTGCCACCGGGACCTTCTGCCCAGTCCCCTCAGAGCAGCTTCCCCCAGCCAGCCGCTGTGTATGCCATCCATCCCCACCAGCAGCTGCCCCACGGCTTCACCAACATGGCCCATGTTACCCAG GCCCATGTCCAAACTGGAATCacagcagccccgccccctcacccTGGGGCTCCCCACCCGCCCCAGGTGATGCTGCTGCACCCACCCCAGAGCCATGGGGGGCCCCCCCAAGGCGCGGTGCCCCAGAGTGGGGTGCCTGCACTCTCAGCTTCCACACCCTCACCCTACCCCTACATCGGACACCCCCAAG CTCCCCTTCCACCCCCCGGGGAACTGAAGATTGTCCTGGCCGCGACCTGA